The following proteins are co-located in the Fodinibius salicampi genome:
- a CDS encoding sugar 3,4-ketoisomerase: MQTSTVYDSTLIQLPKVFNEKGNITAINNWEGIIPFTIDRVYYLYDIPGGEDRGGHAHKELEQLIIAASGSFDLMLSDGTTNKTFNLSRPYYGVYMPPGLWRELHNFSSGAICLVLASEKYEETDYIRDKEEFKRYKRNIENAFKEIS; encoded by the coding sequence ATGCAAACTAGTACTGTTTATGACTCGACGTTAATACAATTGCCAAAAGTGTTTAATGAAAAGGGAAATATTACGGCCATAAATAACTGGGAAGGAATTATACCCTTTACTATTGACAGAGTCTATTATCTATATGATATCCCGGGAGGCGAGGACCGTGGGGGTCATGCACATAAAGAACTTGAACAGTTGATTATAGCGGCCAGTGGCAGTTTTGATCTGATGTTGAGCGACGGTACCACCAATAAGACATTTAACTTATCACGTCCCTATTACGGAGTTTATATGCCACCCGGACTTTGGCGTGAATTACACAATTTTTCTTCCGGAGCAATCTGCTTGGTACTTGCTTCAGAAAAATATGAAGAGACGGATTACATCCGTGATAAAGAAGAATTTAAGCGTTATAAAAGAAATATTGAAAATGCATTTAAAGAAATTAGTTAG
- a CDS encoding class I SAM-dependent methyltransferase, with amino-acid sequence MHLKKLVRKLRHYRFFEPLFYIGKSKNVKRYREIRKRLEKKDKAYTKDHPELIPLHKKLNRLKKKQMVEWESIVYCDGYFYQGYKRIGINGIKPTEERIEKYGIKEFFSKDRVALDIGSNAGFLTCYLSDFFEKVDGIELNPYLIEMGEATKKFLERENIEFISNDFIDHQFKSEYDVVFSLSNHHTIDGNLEMGFESYIKKIYEILGEDGILFFESHDIDGGDADLEGKFKIASKYFELVDHKMVRAFFDVDIDKLFAIFRRKKEKSESTSLDFSLEKARSKYHY; translated from the coding sequence ATGCATTTAAAGAAATTAGTTAGGAAGCTAAGACACTACCGATTCTTTGAGCCTCTATTCTATATAGGGAAAAGTAAAAATGTGAAACGTTATCGTGAGATAAGAAAACGATTAGAGAAAAAAGATAAAGCCTATACAAAAGATCATCCCGAGTTAATTCCGCTGCATAAAAAGTTAAATAGACTTAAAAAGAAACAAATGGTGGAGTGGGAGTCCATTGTGTATTGTGATGGATATTTTTATCAGGGGTACAAGCGAATAGGAATAAATGGGATTAAGCCAACAGAAGAGAGAATAGAAAAGTATGGGATAAAAGAATTCTTTAGTAAGGATAGGGTGGCTTTAGATATCGGCAGTAATGCGGGGTTTTTGACCTGCTATTTATCAGATTTCTTTGAGAAAGTTGATGGCATAGAACTTAACCCCTATTTGATTGAAATGGGGGAGGCGACCAAGAAATTTTTAGAAAGAGAAAATATAGAATTTATCAGCAATGATTTTATAGATCATCAGTTTAAAAGTGAATATGACGTAGTTTTTTCATTGTCAAACCACCATACCATCGATGGCAACTTAGAAATGGGTTTTGAATCATATATCAAAAAGATATATGAGATTTTAGGAGAGGATGGGATATTGTTTTTTGAAAGCCATGACATCGATGGAGGTGATGCCGATTTAGAAGGAAAATTTAAAATTGCATCAAAATATTTTGAGCTGGTAGATCATAAGATGGTTAGAGCTTTTTTTGATGTAGACATTGATAAACTGTTTGCAATATTCAGAAGGAAAAAAGAAAAATCTGAATCAACATCGCTTGACTTTTCTTTAGAAAAAGCCCGAAGCAAATATCATTATTAA
- the rfbA gene encoding glucose-1-phosphate thymidylyltransferase RfbA, giving the protein MKGIILAGGRGTRLYPLTKAVSKQLMPVYDKPMIYYPLSVLMLADIREILIITTPEDQESFKSLLGNGSSWGIDLQYAVQPEPKGLAQAFTIGEDFIGDDDVSLILGDNIFYGQGFQPKLQKSVQGESGATVFGYWVSDPERFGVVEFDENRKVKSIEEKPDTPKSNYAVTGLYFYDNRVVDVAKTLEPSDRGELEITDINKQYLAWEDLDVELLGRGFAWLDTGTHEAMSEASQFVETIERRQGLKIACPEEIAWRKGWIASADLAQMAFELNKSGYGRYLQQLIQKEEHAYV; this is encoded by the coding sequence ATGAAGGGAATCATACTTGCCGGGGGTAGGGGCACCCGTTTATATCCATTAACAAAAGCAGTATCAAAACAATTGATGCCGGTTTATGACAAGCCGATGATATACTATCCGCTGTCGGTATTAATGCTGGCTGATATCCGGGAAATATTGATTATAACGACACCGGAAGACCAGGAAAGCTTTAAGAGTTTGCTGGGAAATGGTTCCAGCTGGGGCATTGATTTGCAGTATGCAGTACAGCCTGAGCCCAAAGGATTGGCACAGGCTTTTACCATTGGCGAAGACTTTATCGGAGACGATGATGTAAGTCTGATTTTAGGGGATAATATTTTTTACGGTCAGGGATTCCAGCCTAAACTGCAAAAGTCCGTTCAGGGTGAGAGTGGCGCTACGGTTTTTGGGTATTGGGTAAGTGATCCTGAACGGTTCGGAGTTGTAGAATTTGATGAAAATAGAAAAGTCAAGTCCATAGAAGAGAAACCGGATACTCCCAAAAGTAATTATGCGGTTACTGGTCTGTACTTTTATGATAACAGGGTAGTTGATGTAGCTAAAACATTGGAACCATCTGACCGTGGTGAGTTGGAAATTACGGACATCAACAAACAGTATTTAGCGTGGGAAGATCTTGATGTTGAACTCTTGGGAAGAGGGTTTGCCTGGCTCGATACGGGAACACACGAGGCTATGAGTGAAGCATCTCAATTTGTGGAAACTATTGAGCGGCGTCAAGGCCTCAAGATAGCCTGCCCCGAAGAAATTGCCTGGCGAAAGGGATGGATTGCATCGGCAGACTTAGCCCAGATGGCTTTTGAATTAAACAAAAGTGGGTACGGCCGATACCTGCAGCAACTTATTCAAAAGGAAGAACATGCCTATGTCTGA
- a CDS encoding sugar 3,4-ketoisomerase yields the protein MPMSEVEIIELPKEKDPRGNLTFFEDVNQIPFEIERVFWTYDVPGGQTRGGHAYYEQQEFIVALSGSFDVVVTQPDGKEVRHRLNRSYYGLYLPPKKWRHLDNFSTNALSLHASDRKFTEDDYIRDFDEYRGLYAN from the coding sequence ATGCCTATGTCTGAAGTTGAAATTATAGAGTTGCCCAAAGAGAAAGACCCAAGGGGCAATCTCACTTTTTTTGAAGATGTAAATCAAATTCCCTTTGAAATAGAACGTGTTTTCTGGACCTACGATGTGCCCGGGGGACAAACTCGTGGTGGACATGCGTATTATGAACAACAGGAATTTATTGTAGCTCTGAGCGGTAGTTTTGACGTAGTCGTCACACAGCCGGATGGAAAGGAAGTACGTCATCGACTTAATCGGTCTTACTATGGATTGTATTTGCCGCCTAAGAAATGGCGCCATCTTGATAATTTTTCTACAAATGCACTCTCTTTACACGCTTCGGACAGGAAATTTACAGAAGATGATTATATCAGAGATTTTGATGAGTACAGGGGGCTTTATGCAAACTAG
- a CDS encoding DegT/DnrJ/EryC1/StrS family aminotransferase, with amino-acid sequence MKNVPFLNLKDYNKRYEDDIQASLNRVISSGWYLLGDEKKSFELEFSDFIGVDYTIGVGSGLDALKIILKAYQVMGHCKDGDEVIVPANTFIASILAITDSDLKPVLVEPDEKTYNIDPDLIKENITPRTKAIMIVHLYGQNAYSKKIKKLCDKYNLKLIEDAAQAHGARFKGRRIGSLGDAAAFSFYPGKNLGAMGDAGAICTDNQELAECCRMLGNYGAASKYRYKHKGFNSRMDELQAGVLRVKLQGLEDDNQRRREVSNFYLENISNEKIELPGQQNATTVLKDESHVWHLFVVRVKNRDQFINHLQEHGVEASIHYPIAPNEQAGYPKLQNLSLPITERLHREVVSLPMSPVLKREDLQQVVQAVESY; translated from the coding sequence ATGAAGAATGTACCATTTCTAAATCTCAAAGATTATAACAAGAGGTACGAAGATGATATTCAGGCTTCTTTGAACCGGGTTATTAGTTCGGGATGGTACCTTTTAGGGGATGAGAAAAAGTCTTTTGAACTGGAGTTTTCTGATTTTATAGGAGTTGATTATACCATTGGGGTTGGTAGTGGATTAGATGCTCTGAAAATTATTTTGAAAGCCTATCAGGTGATGGGCCATTGTAAAGATGGGGATGAGGTGATCGTACCAGCCAATACGTTTATCGCCTCCATCTTGGCTATCACGGATTCGGATTTAAAACCGGTATTGGTTGAACCCGATGAGAAGACCTATAACATCGATCCAGATTTAATTAAAGAAAACATCACCCCGCGAACGAAGGCGATTATGATTGTCCATTTATATGGGCAAAATGCCTATTCGAAAAAGATTAAGAAATTATGTGATAAATATAACCTGAAGTTAATAGAAGATGCTGCCCAGGCCCACGGAGCACGTTTCAAGGGGCGAAGGATCGGCTCGCTGGGTGATGCCGCAGCCTTTAGTTTTTATCCGGGCAAAAATTTGGGAGCCATGGGGGATGCCGGGGCCATCTGTACAGATAACCAGGAACTGGCCGAATGTTGCCGGATGCTTGGAAATTATGGAGCCGCTTCGAAATATCGGTATAAGCATAAAGGATTTAACAGCCGGATGGATGAGCTGCAGGCAGGGGTACTCCGCGTCAAATTACAAGGACTGGAGGATGATAACCAGCGGCGTCGGGAAGTGTCGAATTTTTACCTGGAGAATATCAGCAATGAAAAAATAGAGCTTCCCGGGCAGCAAAATGCCACTACAGTTCTGAAAGATGAATCCCATGTGTGGCATCTGTTTGTCGTCCGGGTAAAAAATCGGGATCAATTTATTAATCATTTGCAAGAACACGGAGTGGAGGCCTCTATACATTATCCCATAGCACCCAATGAGCAGGCAGGTTATCCTAAGCTGCAGAATTTGTCATTACCGATTACCGAGCGGTTACACCGTGAAGTGGTAAGCTTGCCCATGAGTCCAGTATTAAAACGCGAAGATCTGCAACAAGTAGTGCAGGCGGTAGAAAGTTATTAG
- a CDS encoding FkbM family methyltransferase, with translation MKKKIEQAQKYLKWQKPNQAIAELRPLLRNHNSTPEYAWIPNHMMGIALSQKAEYESSAKYFEKAIKRGSVEPETYHMLSVNYYNLGQFEKAERYGKEAVERKTDFLKAWLNLGSVYRSQAKLDEALRCYQKANQLDPKNAGVAFRIGEIYRDQGDLGQALKLFDITLKIEKDHKRAILEKADIYKKKGNYKKAHKWISEAKDMYSDLTPIEISEAELYKSEGDYDRAIQLYEKLLKEKPDYGALRVNYALCLQEVSRFEESEKHYRRAIEDTNSNLAAISNYLMGLHYNPKNNREHIFKEHLRLGKKFISQDNIVRALPDSKAGNKRLKIGFVSGGFRSHPVGWMISGALEQLSEDHFEIYCYTTNNKFDFVTRRIHQNIEVWRSVVGYSSKIIERIIREDELDILVDLSGHSAENCLEVMAHEPAPIIVKWVGGLFNTTGLKAFDYLISDWHESPEGEEPFYTEKLVRLPDDYITFTPPAYAPEVGELPAKKNEYITFGCFNNPTKVNEVVLKQWAEIMHQVPQSRLYLKSKQYDTASFRKQILEVMKEEDIAEDRIEFEGHTSHDDHLGAYNKVDIALDPWPYSGGLTTCEALYMGVPVITMPGPTFAGRHSTTHLINAGLEQWVVDSWDDYTRKAIGLTSNLEELKEWRFKLRNQLLNSPVCDGKRFGAHLSVAFQKMWEQWVDGYENEVEEWQDHIEIEPLPQEMIEKLTDGPDTTPLITIKDEDNTNSVLGEESNKTPSEDIQQPIAAEEMITKTPANGQQVTKDLNGQQNKTYYIETKDGVTVCTPSDLKMLTPYVLLEQEQWLEPELDFIRQYLQPGMQVVDVGGSFGAYALPMAKKVGGEGAVYAFEPSAIASQYLEMSKSENGFTQLEIIKRGLGQEIGKGKLKIAESPEFNTIDKDGEEDVSITTLDAWWNFAGKPEIHIMKIDVNGMEAEMLQGAAKTLETAEPIILASIGENKESLAVLREQLTSMGYVLFEYIPGPGVLSGHDPEAGVDPYTMNIVAIKESRINEFKEAGWIFDETATPENPESTLWKEILSTLPWTDSLMEGWKEKVASGDHEEYMLALTMICAAEQMEVSAGDAQSQSRKGATMLAAAQKLIGLFNSGQAGISAAMTYVRVMNQLGKRTQAVEMMKELMETVNSGKDISVELPFLPPLQEQDEADIQTDFPKWLTVRIVEAWIMLKNPSTYMSGEQEKQMLKALEGNPELNSELWKSIRLSNEENEEVLDIKRNQWFWSASDSKELSTISVTSNGHSTTVNGLKHLYLGYPGKKGGAHGIHEIRTRKVAQEIEKKGIQTSLISSSGPEFLDALSKVKDNDGYACYSGVMGYDLKVHADMGVSGNIFDLLDIPVFAFLGDHPYTDFMWSRIVNSADRTVFLTSIPSLKEEMEQIFPNTAVKQIGNLFPLSVQNGDLKSIGSRPVDVLVPWGLHKFFGNQESLAQQLQAIGRRQKDLGMALYNEAVGNYRTSILTIFTELYQAEFGGQYPFGNTKTKEDFRWLRVLSLVDWMIRKDRRIKMLREQLSFLPEKYRAVITANEKLAEVIPELKGKNNIEWVGQISKQKLNQFYRNSKVVFNCNPTYLDNIHPRVYEGISNGSFVISDFNEALETTLFGQDAIGIVDQKSNEKNLVDYLEEDWKDLQEKVDRGCEIIGAEFTAENHAQSIIEVITEEMK, from the coding sequence GTGAAGAAAAAAATTGAACAGGCCCAAAAATATTTAAAGTGGCAAAAGCCCAATCAGGCTATTGCCGAACTGCGTCCTTTGTTGCGAAATCATAATAGTACACCGGAATATGCATGGATACCCAACCATATGATGGGTATCGCGCTTTCCCAGAAAGCGGAATATGAATCATCCGCCAAGTATTTTGAAAAGGCCATTAAGAGAGGATCAGTAGAACCGGAAACCTATCATATGCTTTCGGTCAATTATTATAATTTGGGTCAGTTCGAAAAGGCTGAGCGGTACGGGAAAGAAGCAGTTGAGCGGAAAACTGATTTCCTGAAAGCGTGGCTGAATCTGGGATCGGTGTACCGCTCGCAGGCCAAGCTTGATGAGGCCCTGCGGTGTTATCAGAAAGCCAACCAGTTGGATCCCAAAAATGCCGGAGTTGCTTTTAGAATTGGTGAAATTTACCGGGATCAGGGTGATTTGGGACAAGCTCTGAAACTATTCGATATAACTTTGAAGATCGAGAAAGACCATAAACGTGCTATTCTGGAGAAGGCTGATATCTATAAAAAGAAAGGGAATTATAAGAAAGCCCATAAATGGATATCTGAAGCAAAAGATATGTATAGTGACCTAACACCTATTGAAATCAGTGAAGCAGAACTTTATAAGTCGGAAGGAGATTATGACAGGGCGATACAGTTATACGAAAAACTACTCAAAGAAAAGCCAGATTACGGAGCTCTGCGAGTAAACTATGCACTTTGTCTTCAGGAAGTGAGTCGGTTTGAAGAATCCGAAAAGCATTACCGCCGCGCGATTGAGGATACTAACAGTAATTTGGCAGCTATCTCTAACTATCTGATGGGATTACATTACAATCCCAAAAATAATAGAGAGCATATTTTTAAAGAACACCTCCGGTTAGGAAAAAAGTTCATTTCCCAAGATAATATAGTAAGGGCTTTACCTGATAGCAAGGCTGGGAATAAACGGTTAAAGATCGGTTTTGTCTCCGGAGGATTTCGCAGCCATCCGGTGGGATGGATGATTTCGGGGGCGCTGGAACAGTTGTCGGAAGATCATTTTGAAATCTACTGCTACACGACTAATAATAAATTTGATTTTGTAACCCGTCGAATTCACCAAAATATTGAAGTATGGCGGTCGGTAGTAGGATATAGCTCCAAAATCATTGAGAGAATTATTCGTGAAGACGAGTTGGATATATTGGTGGATTTATCTGGACATTCAGCCGAAAATTGTCTTGAGGTAATGGCCCATGAACCAGCGCCTATTATCGTAAAATGGGTAGGCGGATTGTTTAATACTACCGGACTGAAAGCCTTCGACTACCTGATCAGTGACTGGCACGAAAGTCCGGAGGGCGAAGAACCGTTCTATACCGAAAAATTAGTGCGCCTGCCGGACGATTACATTACCTTTACGCCCCCGGCTTACGCTCCGGAAGTAGGGGAGCTGCCGGCTAAGAAGAATGAGTATATTACTTTTGGGTGTTTTAATAACCCTACCAAGGTTAATGAGGTAGTATTGAAACAGTGGGCGGAGATTATGCATCAAGTGCCCCAAAGTCGGTTATACCTGAAGAGCAAGCAGTATGATACAGCCTCATTCCGAAAGCAAATCCTGGAAGTTATGAAAGAAGAGGATATTGCTGAGGATCGCATCGAATTTGAGGGGCATACTTCCCACGATGATCATTTAGGCGCTTATAATAAGGTTGATATTGCGCTTGATCCCTGGCCATATTCAGGAGGTTTGACCACTTGTGAGGCTCTTTATATGGGCGTACCCGTTATTACCATGCCCGGACCTACTTTCGCTGGACGGCATTCTACCACACATTTAATTAATGCGGGATTAGAGCAATGGGTTGTCGACAGTTGGGATGATTATACACGAAAGGCTATTGGTTTGACCAGCAATTTGGAAGAGTTAAAGGAATGGCGGTTTAAACTTAGAAACCAGTTGCTAAATTCACCGGTTTGCGACGGTAAGCGCTTTGGAGCTCACCTCTCGGTAGCTTTCCAGAAAATGTGGGAGCAGTGGGTAGATGGATATGAAAATGAGGTGGAAGAATGGCAGGATCACATTGAGATTGAACCATTACCTCAAGAGATGATTGAGAAATTGACCGATGGACCTGATACCACCCCTCTTATTACGATAAAAGACGAGGATAATACAAACTCTGTATTAGGAGAAGAATCAAACAAAACACCATCCGAGGATATACAACAACCTATAGCGGCAGAAGAAATGATAACAAAGACACCGGCGAATGGTCAGCAAGTCACAAAGGATTTGAATGGTCAACAAAACAAGACCTATTATATAGAAACCAAAGATGGTGTGACGGTCTGTACGCCTTCTGATCTTAAGATGCTTACCCCGTACGTACTGCTGGAGCAAGAGCAATGGCTTGAACCGGAACTGGATTTTATCCGACAGTACCTGCAACCCGGCATGCAGGTAGTAGATGTGGGGGGCTCATTCGGTGCTTATGCTTTGCCTATGGCAAAAAAGGTAGGCGGTGAGGGAGCAGTATATGCTTTTGAACCCAGTGCGATAGCTAGTCAGTACCTGGAGATGAGCAAGTCAGAAAATGGATTTACCCAACTTGAGATTATAAAACGGGGGTTGGGACAAGAAATTGGTAAAGGTAAGTTAAAGATAGCCGAAAGCCCCGAATTTAACACTATTGATAAGGATGGGGAAGAGGATGTTTCGATAACGACTCTCGATGCCTGGTGGAATTTTGCGGGGAAACCGGAAATACACATCATGAAGATAGATGTTAATGGCATGGAGGCGGAGATGCTGCAGGGGGCTGCGAAAACACTTGAAACAGCTGAACCCATCATATTGGCGTCTATTGGAGAGAATAAAGAAAGTCTGGCGGTATTGCGAGAGCAGCTGACTAGTATGGGGTATGTTCTGTTTGAATATATCCCGGGACCCGGAGTATTATCTGGCCATGACCCTGAAGCAGGGGTTGACCCATATACAATGAATATAGTCGCGATTAAAGAAAGTCGAATTAATGAATTTAAAGAAGCAGGATGGATTTTCGATGAAACGGCGACCCCCGAAAACCCGGAGAGTACATTATGGAAAGAAATATTGAGCACCTTACCATGGACTGATTCCCTGATGGAGGGCTGGAAAGAGAAAGTCGCCTCCGGAGACCATGAAGAATATATGCTGGCCCTAACCATGATTTGTGCTGCCGAGCAGATGGAGGTAAGTGCAGGTGATGCTCAATCCCAGTCGCGCAAAGGAGCGACCATGCTGGCGGCTGCCCAAAAATTGATTGGCTTATTTAATAGCGGCCAGGCAGGGATCTCCGCTGCTATGACCTATGTTCGCGTAATGAATCAGTTAGGCAAACGAACCCAGGCCGTAGAAATGATGAAGGAACTGATGGAAACGGTGAATTCCGGGAAAGATATTTCAGTTGAATTGCCTTTTCTTCCCCCGCTTCAAGAGCAGGATGAGGCAGATATACAGACTGATTTTCCCAAATGGCTAACGGTACGCATTGTAGAGGCCTGGATTATGCTGAAAAATCCGTCGACTTATATGAGTGGAGAGCAGGAAAAACAGATGCTTAAAGCGTTGGAAGGAAATCCGGAGCTTAATAGTGAACTTTGGAAGAGTATTAGATTATCTAATGAAGAAAATGAAGAGGTTTTAGATATAAAACGGAATCAGTGGTTTTGGAGTGCAAGTGATAGTAAAGAACTATCGACTATTTCCGTGACCTCTAATGGTCACTCCACTACTGTAAATGGTCTTAAACATTTGTATTTGGGTTATCCTGGCAAGAAGGGGGGCGCTCATGGTATTCATGAGATAAGGACCCGGAAAGTAGCTCAGGAAATCGAGAAAAAGGGAATCCAAACAAGCCTTATTTCTTCTTCAGGCCCCGAATTCTTAGATGCCCTATCCAAAGTAAAAGATAATGATGGCTATGCCTGCTATTCAGGCGTAATGGGATATGACCTGAAAGTACATGCTGATATGGGAGTTTCCGGAAATATTTTTGACCTGTTGGATATACCCGTTTTTGCTTTCCTAGGAGATCACCCTTATACCGATTTTATGTGGAGCAGAATTGTAAATAGCGCAGATAGAACAGTTTTCCTTACATCAATTCCTTCATTGAAAGAAGAGATGGAGCAAATTTTTCCTAATACTGCTGTAAAACAGATAGGCAATCTCTTTCCCTTGTCGGTACAAAATGGTGATCTTAAGTCAATAGGTAGCCGACCTGTTGATGTGCTTGTTCCGTGGGGTTTGCACAAGTTTTTTGGTAATCAAGAATCCCTTGCACAGCAGTTGCAAGCAATTGGACGAAGGCAAAAAGACCTTGGAATGGCATTATATAATGAGGCTGTTGGGAATTATCGCACATCTATTTTGACCATTTTTACCGAGCTTTATCAAGCGGAATTCGGAGGCCAATACCCATTCGGGAACACTAAGACAAAAGAAGATTTTCGCTGGCTTAGAGTTTTGAGTCTGGTTGACTGGATGATCCGAAAAGATCGCCGTATTAAGATGCTCAGAGAACAGCTTAGTTTTCTACCCGAAAAATACCGGGCTGTTATAACAGCAAATGAGAAACTGGCAGAAGTAATTCCTGAATTAAAAGGTAAGAATAATATAGAATGGGTTGGGCAAATCAGTAAGCAAAAGCTCAACCAGTTTTATCGCAATTCCAAGGTTGTATTCAATTGTAATCCCACTTACCTGGATAATATTCATCCTAGAGTATATGAAGGTATTAGTAATGGTTCTTTTGTGATTTCAGACTTTAACGAAGCATTGGAAACGACTCTATTCGGTCAAGATGCTATAGGGATTGTTGATCAAAAGTCTAACGAGAAGAACCTGGTGGACTATCTGGAAGAGGATTGGAAAGACCTTCAGGAAAAAGTGGATCGTGGATGTGAAATCATAGGAGCAGAGTTTACGGCAGAAAATCATGCTCAAAGTATAATTGAAGTAATAACCGAAGAAATGAAATAA
- a CDS encoding acyltransferase: MGRFSKTYYAHPLSDIHTEDIGTDTHIWQYVVVLQNAQIGCKCNISCHVFIENNVRVGDEVTIKSGVQLWDGLRVEDQVFIGPNVTFTNDKNPRSKQYPEDFQQTHIYNHASIGAGAIILGGTEIGPYAMVGAGALVTKNVPARALVVGQPARIVGWVNDDGTKMEERNGFWIDSNKQKWIEDNKKLIKA; the protein is encoded by the coding sequence ATGGGAAGATTCAGTAAAACATATTACGCACATCCTTTATCCGATATCCACACTGAGGATATTGGGACAGATACTCATATCTGGCAATATGTAGTTGTTCTCCAGAATGCCCAGATCGGTTGCAAGTGCAACATTAGTTGCCATGTTTTTATTGAAAACAACGTGCGTGTGGGAGATGAGGTAACCATCAAAAGTGGAGTACAGCTCTGGGACGGACTACGCGTTGAGGATCAGGTTTTTATTGGTCCCAATGTGACGTTTACTAATGACAAAAACCCAAGGTCTAAACAGTATCCGGAGGATTTTCAGCAGACACATATTTATAATCATGCCTCAATTGGAGCGGGGGCGATTATTTTAGGCGGTACGGAGATTGGGCCGTATGCCATGGTTGGCGCGGGGGCACTGGTTACTAAAAATGTACCGGCAAGGGCGTTGGTCGTTGGACAACCAGCCAGAATTGTTGGCTGGGTAAATGATGATGGTACAAAGATGGAAGAACGTAACGGGTTTTGGATTGACAGCAACAAACAGAAATGGATAGAAGACAATAAAAAGCTGATTAAGGCATGA
- a CDS encoding CDP-glycerol glycerophosphotransferase family protein: MDNIPAAKRKYTDISIADQIRQYQQRYEQVLKRLKNKSVITVGFQVIHRSIWKYDRIYQLMDQDPFFNPVVFVCPYLREGKKQMLEEMNDTCELMESKGYETIKTYDERNDSWINIKEKVQPDIVFFSVPFDYTEDQYRIHHFTDSLSCYVPYFFTTNGKEGGNYDGPFHNLVWRNFYETDIHKRYAQKYARNNAENVVVSGYPQLDNFLYESADSVSDPWPFTDHKKIIWAPHHTIDGQGQGLNYSTFKQYHAVFKDMAREYADHIQIAFKPHPMLKEKLYKDEEWGKVRADHYYQFWDEVENGLLEQSDYTDLFLTSDALIHDCSSFMAEYLSTSKPALYLLHDDNVDSRLHEFGKMALDNHYHAKDTEDIHVFVKSQVLKGRDPMQKERLQFVGQHLKAGNGKPASKNIVNYIKMMIKG, from the coding sequence ATGGACAATATACCTGCTGCAAAAAGAAAATATACTGATATATCAATTGCGGATCAGATCCGGCAATATCAACAGCGGTATGAACAGGTTTTAAAAAGATTGAAAAATAAGTCTGTCATTACTGTGGGTTTCCAGGTGATTCATCGATCCATATGGAAGTATGATCGTATCTATCAGCTTATGGATCAGGATCCATTTTTTAACCCTGTTGTTTTTGTATGTCCCTATTTGCGGGAAGGAAAAAAGCAGATGTTGGAAGAAATGAATGATACTTGCGAGCTGATGGAGTCGAAGGGATACGAGACTATTAAGACCTATGATGAAAGAAATGATTCCTGGATTAATATAAAGGAGAAAGTCCAGCCTGATATTGTCTTTTTTTCGGTGCCGTTTGACTATACCGAAGATCAATATCGGATCCATCACTTTACGGATTCTTTATCATGCTATGTGCCATACTTTTTTACGACCAATGGTAAGGAGGGAGGAAACTACGACGGTCCGTTTCACAATTTGGTATGGCGTAATTTTTATGAGACGGATATTCACAAGCGGTATGCTCAAAAGTATGCGCGAAATAATGCAGAGAATGTGGTTGTCAGCGGCTATCCTCAGCTGGATAATTTCTTGTATGAATCTGCCGATTCCGTTTCGGATCCCTGGCCGTTTACAGACCATAAAAAAATTATCTGGGCTCCGCATCACACCATTGATGGACAGGGACAAGGGCTCAATTATTCGACGTTCAAGCAGTATCACGCTGTATTTAAAGATATGGCTCGTGAGTATGCCGATCATATTCAAATTGCCTTTAAACCGCATCCGATGTTAAAGGAGAAGCTTTATAAAGATGAGGAATGGGGTAAAGTGCGAGCCGATCATTACTACCAGTTTTGGGATGAGGTAGAGAATGGCTTGTTAGAACAGTCGGACTATACTGATCTGTTTTTAACTTCTGATGCTTTGATTCATGATTGCTCATCGTTTATGGCCGAGTATTTATCCACATCAAAGCCGGCTTTATATCTGTTGCATGATGATAATGTGGATAGCCGATTGCATGAATTTGGTAAGATGGCGCTGGATAATCATTATCACGCCAAAGATACCGAAGATATTCACGTATTTGTTAAAAGCCAGGTGTTGAAAGGACGTGATCCCATGCAAAAAGAACGCCTTCAATTTGTAGGCCAGCACTTAAAAGCAGGCAATGGCAAGCCCGCTTCTAAAAATATTGTCAATTACATTAAAATGATGATTAAAGGTTGA